The following proteins are encoded in a genomic region of Rattus rattus isolate New Zealand chromosome 2, Rrattus_CSIRO_v1, whole genome shotgun sequence:
- the LOC116894535 gene encoding low molecular weight phosphotyrosine protein phosphatase-like — translation MAEFGSKSVLFVCLSNIYWSPIAVTVFRKLVTDENISDNWAIDSRAVSDWNVGQTPDPRAVSCLRNHGISTAHKARQITRQDFATFDYILCMDENNLRDLNRKSNQVKNCRAKIELLGSYDPQKQLIFEDPYYGNDSDFKVVC, via the coding sequence ATGGCAGAGTTTGGGTCCAAGTCAGTGCTGTTCGTGTGTCTTAGTAACATTTACTGGTCACCCATTGCAGTAACAGTGTTCAGAAAATTGGTAACCGATGAAAACATTTCAGATAATTGGGCCATTGACAGCAGGGCCGTTTCCGACTGGAATGTGGGCCAGACCCCAGACCCAAGAGCTGTCAGCTGCCTAAGAAATCATGGCATTAGCACAGCCCATAAGGCAAGACAGATTACAAGACAAGACTTTGCCACATTCGATTATATACTGTGTATGGATGAAAACAATCTGAGAGATTTGAATAGAAAAAGTAATCAAGTTAAAAATTGCAGAGCTAAAATTGAGCTACTTGGGAGCTATGATCCACAGAAACAGCTCATATTTGAAGATCCCTATTATGGCAATGACTCTGACTTCAAGGTGGTGTGCTAG